In Bacteroidota bacterium, a single genomic region encodes these proteins:
- the purH gene encoding bifunctional phosphoribosylaminoimidazolecarboxamide formyltransferase/IMP cyclohydrolase, with protein MASAKKIQNALISVFYKDNLEPIVQALHQFGVQLYSTGGTQTFIEKLGIPVVPVEDLTTYPSILGGRVKTLHPKIFGGILGRRELDSDVAQMEEYEIPSMDLVIVDLYPFEETLASGASEAEIIEKIDIGGISLIRAAAKNFNDVLIVSSKQQYATLLDMLTLKKGISDIEERRLLATEAFQVSSHYDSAIFNYFNAGKVTAFKQSVSPAKVLRYGENPHQQGVFYGNLDALFKQLSGKELSYNNLLDVDAAVNLMSEFTTPTFAILKHNNACGIASREKLVDAWKAALAGDPVSAFGGVLISNREVDKETAAEINKLFFEVLIAPAFSGESLEILKAKPNRILLQKNDISLPEKSFRTLLNGVIEQEKDQRTETPADMQTITKVAPTAEELLDLEFANKIVKHTKSNTIVLAKGKQLLASGVGQTSRVDALHQAIAKAKAFGFDLKGAVMASDAFFPFPDCVEIADRAGIKTVIQPGGSIKDKESISYCDAHGMAMVMTGVRHFKH; from the coding sequence ATGGCCTCAGCTAAAAAAATCCAAAATGCATTAATTTCTGTCTTTTATAAAGATAATCTTGAACCAATAGTGCAAGCGTTGCACCAATTTGGTGTGCAATTGTACTCTACGGGAGGCACGCAAACCTTTATTGAAAAGCTTGGTATTCCGGTGGTACCGGTAGAAGACTTAACAACTTACCCTTCTATTTTAGGCGGAAGAGTGAAAACCTTACATCCAAAAATTTTTGGAGGGATTTTAGGCCGAAGAGAGTTAGATAGTGATGTGGCACAGATGGAGGAATACGAGATTCCAAGCATGGATCTGGTGATTGTGGATTTATATCCTTTTGAGGAAACCCTTGCCTCCGGTGCAAGCGAAGCAGAAATTATAGAGAAAATTGACATTGGTGGAATTTCACTTATTCGCGCTGCAGCAAAGAACTTTAACGATGTTTTAATTGTTTCTTCTAAACAGCAATATGCCACTTTGCTCGATATGCTTACCCTCAAAAAGGGAATTTCCGACATCGAAGAAAGAAGGTTATTGGCAACAGAGGCTTTTCAGGTTAGCTCACATTACGACAGTGCGATTTTTAATTATTTTAATGCCGGCAAAGTCACTGCCTTTAAACAAAGTGTTTCACCTGCCAAAGTACTTCGCTACGGCGAAAATCCGCATCAACAAGGTGTCTTTTATGGAAATTTGGATGCCCTTTTTAAACAATTGAGCGGCAAAGAACTTTCATATAATAATTTACTCGATGTAGACGCTGCCGTGAATTTAATGTCGGAATTTACAACGCCCACTTTTGCCATTTTAAAACACAACAATGCCTGTGGAATTGCCTCTCGCGAAAAACTTGTTGATGCCTGGAAAGCTGCTTTAGCGGGAGATCCGGTAAGTGCTTTTGGAGGAGTTTTGATTAGCAACCGTGAAGTAGACAAAGAAACCGCTGCGGAAATTAACAAGTTGTTTTTTGAAGTACTAATTGCTCCTGCATTTTCGGGGGAGAGTTTGGAAATATTGAAAGCCAAACCCAATAGAATTTTACTGCAAAAAAATGATATTTCGCTTCCCGAAAAATCATTCCGAACACTTTTAAATGGCGTAATTGAACAAGAGAAGGACCAAAGAACGGAAACGCCGGCGGATATGCAAACGATTACCAAAGTTGCTCCAACAGCCGAGGAGTTGTTAGACCTTGAGTTTGCGAATAAAATTGTAAAACACACTAAATCCAATACCATTGTTTTAGCTAAGGGAAAACAATTGTTAGCTAGTGGAGTAGGGCAAACCAGCCGTGTAGACGCCCTGCATCAGGCAATTGCTAAAGCCAAAGCTTTTGGTTTTGATTTAAAAGGAGCAGTAATGGCCAGCGATGCTTTTTTTCCGTTTCCGGATTGTGTTGAAATTGCAGATAGAGCAGGAATAAAAACAGTAATACAACCTGGGGGTTCAATTAAGGATAAGGAATCCATAAGCTATTGTGATGCGCACGGAATGGCAATGGTGATGACCGGTGTGCGTCATTTCAAACACTAG
- a CDS encoding endonuclease, with protein sequence MRYKFLLLLSFWGNTLFSQILNVSQNQLTFGNTFENAPDSLLISVTNPGSTAVEVSGIRFYKVYGSIPFSVRDSVFTLAPFASKSIWVKFSPLHNVAHNVEMVLLNNSHRGNVSVNILGQGKYSKTYYSHTENISEQTLKDTLQAITGRGYTQLGYNGARDKMFMNIDNKKVNGQGAASNTLECVYTGRNAVGYTSRSNCQSAFSFNTEHTYPQGYFSSAEPMVSDLFHLYPTDDNANNVRNSFRFGDVVDSLATWSDGGSMFKTPFFEPRDSHKGEVARAMFYFVVRYQNYQGFLTTQESTLRYWLHAFPPTTIERKRNTDIHSFQHNYNPFIDYPQLVDRISSISNTSVAAAVASIDLTDSMIDYGFLTPATNYLYNYVIVNKGNTTVNFTNLNVTNPAILNFVNGTGSNVTLLPGDALNIKININTLNADSLFEYLNFDTDIAGLSTVQVPIFANFHQLPLGVFPNSKGETALGTEMELFPNPTNGLSTLNYQLDARESGFILLYDRLGNMVYSKQLSADENTTQLDLSGLSQGMYICRLMAGNKSKFKKLILIK encoded by the coding sequence ATGCGTTATAAATTCCTTTTGCTCCTCTCTTTTTGGGGCAACACCCTTTTTTCACAAATCCTAAACGTTTCACAAAATCAACTCACCTTTGGAAACACCTTCGAAAATGCTCCCGACAGTTTGTTGATTAGCGTTACAAACCCCGGTTCCACAGCTGTGGAGGTGAGCGGCATACGCTTTTACAAAGTATATGGCAGTATCCCTTTTTCGGTTCGCGACAGTGTATTTACTCTGGCTCCATTTGCATCCAAATCCATTTGGGTAAAATTTAGTCCGCTACATAACGTGGCACACAATGTTGAAATGGTATTGCTTAATAATTCACATAGAGGCAATGTTTCTGTAAATATTTTAGGCCAAGGGAAATACTCAAAAACCTATTACAGTCATACCGAAAACATTTCAGAACAAACCCTAAAAGATACTTTACAAGCCATTACAGGTAGAGGATACACGCAATTGGGTTACAATGGAGCGCGCGACAAAATGTTTATGAATATCGACAACAAAAAAGTGAATGGTCAAGGGGCTGCCTCCAATACACTTGAATGTGTGTATACCGGAAGAAATGCAGTTGGATACACCAGTCGCAGCAATTGCCAGAGCGCATTTAGTTTTAATACCGAGCATACTTATCCTCAAGGTTATTTTTCAAGTGCCGAACCTATGGTTTCCGATTTATTTCACTTGTATCCAACAGATGACAATGCAAACAATGTGCGCAATAGCTTTCGATTTGGGGATGTGGTAGATTCATTGGCAACATGGTCGGATGGAGGTTCTATGTTTAAAACACCTTTCTTTGAACCACGCGATTCACATAAAGGAGAAGTGGCGCGGGCCATGTTTTATTTTGTGGTAAGGTACCAAAATTATCAGGGTTTTTTAACCACCCAAGAATCGACCTTGCGTTATTGGCTGCATGCATTCCCTCCTACAACTATTGAACGCAAACGCAATACCGACATTCATTCATTCCAACACAATTACAATCCCTTTATTGATTACCCGCAATTGGTGGATAGAATTTCTTCCATTTCAAATACCTCTGTTGCGGCTGCAGTTGCTAGTATTGACCTAACCGACTCCATGATTGACTATGGATTTTTGACTCCGGCAACAAATTACTTATACAATTATGTAATTGTAAACAAAGGAAATACAACAGTTAATTTTACAAATTTAAATGTGACCAATCCTGCCATTTTGAATTTTGTAAACGGAACAGGTAGCAATGTCACACTGCTTCCCGGAGATGCTTTAAACATTAAAATTAATATCAATACACTTAATGCAGATTCGCTTTTTGAGTATTTAAATTTTGATACCGATATCGCAGGCCTTTCCACCGTTCAGGTGCCCATTTTTGCTAACTTTCATCAATTGCCATTGGGGGTTTTTCCTAACTCAAAAGGAGAAACAGCTTTAGGTACTGAAATGGAATTATTTCCAAATCCAACAAACGGATTAAGCACATTGAATTATCAGTTGGACGCAAGAGAATCCGGATTCATTTTGCTTTATGATCGATTGGGAAACATGGTTTATTCAAAGCAATTGTCAGCAGATGAAAACACAACTCAACTTGATTTATCGGGCTTAAGCCAAGGCATGTATATTTGCCGATTGATGGCCGGAAACAAAAGCAAATTCAAGAAATTGATTTTGATAAAGTAA
- a CDS encoding polymer-forming cytoskeletal protein, with amino-acid sequence MFNKNRNLMGKNNDLNTSSINLIGAGTIINGEVISNGDIRVDGTVIGSVSSKGKVVIGSTGNIEGEIVCQNADVSGKISGNISVAEILSLKATANLIGDIIASKLSIEPGANFMGSCSMGGMVKNMLNADKQEREKAEKIA; translated from the coding sequence ATGTTTAACAAAAATCGTAACCTGATGGGAAAGAATAACGACCTCAATACCAGTTCCATCAACTTAATTGGAGCGGGTACCATTATTAATGGAGAAGTTATTTCTAACGGAGATATTCGTGTGGATGGCACTGTGATTGGATCGGTAAGCTCCAAAGGCAAAGTTGTAATTGGTAGTACCGGAAATATTGAGGGTGAAATTGTGTGTCAAAATGCCGATGTTTCCGGAAAAATTTCAGGAAATATCAGTGTGGCCGAAATTTTATCGTTAAAGGCTACTGCAAACCTCATTGGTGATATTATTGCCAGCAAATTATCTATCGAACCCGGAGCCAACTTTATGGGCTCATGTAGCATGGGCGGCATGGTAAAAAACATGTTAAATGCCGACAAACAAGAGCGAGAAAAAGCCGAAAAAATTGCCTGA
- a CDS encoding N-acetyltransferase, with the protein MLNIRKANEDDLERIREIYNDAVLTSTSTFDTEVKSSENRRSWFLDRDENFPVFVAVLSNCVVGYIALNKWSERLAYNITAEVSLYVHKDFRAQGIGKQLLEKCVTYAQEATELNSLIARITEGNAHSIYLHKLNGFELMGIMKQAGRKFDKLHDVTFMQKMLR; encoded by the coding sequence ATGCTAAATATTAGAAAGGCAAATGAAGACGATCTGGAGCGCATTCGCGAAATTTATAACGATGCCGTTTTAACTAGCACTTCCACTTTTGACACGGAAGTAAAATCAAGTGAAAACAGAAGAAGTTGGTTTTTGGATCGCGATGAAAATTTTCCTGTTTTTGTAGCTGTTTTGTCTAATTGTGTTGTCGGTTATATCGCTTTAAATAAGTGGTCGGAACGCCTAGCGTATAACATTACGGCAGAAGTTTCACTGTATGTGCATAAAGATTTTCGGGCCCAAGGAATAGGGAAGCAATTGCTTGAGAAATGTGTGACGTATGCTCAAGAAGCAACTGAGTTAAACTCCCTGATAGCAAGAATTACCGAAGGCAACGCTCATAGTATTTATTTGCATAAACTCAATGGTTTTGAACTAATGGGCATAATGAAACAAGCAGGAAGAAAATTTGATAAATTACACGATGTAACCTTTATGCAAAAAATGCTGCGTTAG
- a CDS encoding SpoIIE family protein phosphatase, which translates to MLKNWFFIFFLFSVFTSEALSKDLPKDVVLLNDSTNEYTVYQSLYWYEDKSGELDFKGASDSVNKLAFSLNAGNDEPNLGFTNSSFWFKLKVKNNLKPRKIILEIPYPFLNRLELYVPDYRGEYHYMLVGDHFPFSKREIMHKNFLFEIEFWGNEQKTIYAHIVCDGEATSFPISILKTLELAKRDYTQQIILGIYYGILLFAIFLSIFLGTSLREKLNFYYLLYILGIGIFQLSLDGLAFQYLWPNSPWIANHIIPMSGSFAVFFLLIFSQQLLYTKKYAPKMHKLLWAIASIDGVLHFMSLIDNPFYSLSLKSLNFVALIANASVLITAILVYKKEYPPARYFLIAFSLLILGVLTALLKNFGFFPRVFITEYGIQIGSSIEIIFLSFALAERVKTLKEEKQLVQELLVEQLRENNKSQMELNIELEKKVKTRTLEIEEQNKIIADKNKDITDSINYAKRIQEAILPREGTVHIGNQNMFIYFRPRDIVSGDFYWYSEKHNKVVIAAVDCTGHGVPGAFMSMIGSTLLNKVVNDMGETSPSTILQQMDVNIMEALKQRGELSANRDGMDMSVCCIDFERKNLLYSGASRPLYLVRNRELYEYKGSAYSIGGYLEGKEKIFEDDSIQYLPNDMVYVFSDGYADQFGGEKNKKFMSKNLRQMFMEIAQLSLEEQKEKVHNNLITWMGKNKQIDDILVIGIRL; encoded by the coding sequence ATGCTTAAAAATTGGTTTTTTATTTTCTTCCTTTTCAGTGTATTCACTAGTGAAGCCCTTAGCAAAGATCTTCCTAAGGACGTTGTGCTGCTTAACGATAGCACCAATGAATACACTGTATACCAATCACTTTATTGGTATGAAGATAAGTCCGGAGAACTTGATTTTAAAGGAGCAAGCGACAGTGTGAATAAACTGGCATTTAGCTTAAACGCAGGGAATGATGAACCCAATTTGGGATTTACGAACTCCTCGTTTTGGTTTAAGCTTAAGGTTAAAAACAACCTTAAGCCGCGCAAAATAATTCTTGAAATTCCATATCCATTTTTAAACCGGCTGGAGTTGTACGTTCCGGATTACAGAGGCGAATACCATTACATGCTGGTAGGTGATCATTTCCCTTTTTCGAAAAGGGAAATCATGCATAAGAATTTTTTATTTGAAATAGAATTCTGGGGAAACGAACAAAAAACAATTTATGCACACATTGTCTGCGACGGCGAAGCAACGAGTTTTCCCATTAGTATTTTAAAAACCCTTGAGTTAGCGAAAAGAGATTATACGCAACAAATTATACTTGGAATTTATTACGGCATTTTGCTCTTCGCTATTTTTCTATCCATCTTTTTAGGCACATCGCTCCGAGAAAAATTAAATTTTTACTACTTGCTCTACATCTTAGGAATTGGGATTTTTCAATTGTCATTGGATGGATTAGCCTTCCAATATTTATGGCCCAATAGCCCATGGATAGCCAATCACATTATTCCCATGTCGGGTTCTTTTGCAGTTTTTTTCCTACTCATATTTTCGCAACAATTACTGTATACAAAGAAGTATGCGCCCAAGATGCATAAACTACTTTGGGCAATTGCCTCCATTGATGGGGTACTTCATTTTATGAGTTTGATTGATAATCCATTTTACTCACTGAGTTTAAAATCATTAAATTTTGTGGCATTAATTGCAAATGCTAGTGTATTAATTACAGCAATATTAGTGTACAAAAAGGAGTATCCACCTGCGCGCTATTTTCTAATCGCATTTTCCTTATTAATTCTTGGGGTGTTGACAGCGCTCTTGAAAAATTTTGGATTTTTTCCACGTGTTTTTATTACGGAATACGGCATCCAAATAGGGTCCTCCATCGAAATTATTTTTCTCTCTTTTGCTTTGGCAGAGCGGGTTAAAACACTAAAAGAGGAAAAACAACTGGTTCAGGAGTTGCTCGTGGAACAATTGCGCGAAAACAATAAATCGCAGATGGAATTAAATATTGAATTGGAAAAAAAGGTAAAAACACGTACCCTCGAAATTGAAGAACAAAATAAAATAATTGCCGATAAAAATAAAGACATTACAGATAGTATAAACTACGCAAAGCGCATACAAGAAGCTATTCTCCCACGTGAAGGCACAGTGCACATCGGAAATCAAAACATGTTCATTTATTTTCGCCCCAGAGATATTGTGAGTGGCGATTTTTATTGGTATAGTGAAAAGCACAACAAAGTTGTAATAGCTGCGGTTGATTGTACCGGACATGGTGTTCCGGGTGCATTTATGAGTATGATAGGTTCTACTTTACTCAATAAGGTAGTGAACGACATGGGCGAAACATCTCCCTCAACTATCTTGCAGCAAATGGATGTGAATATTATGGAAGCCTTGAAACAGCGCGGCGAATTAAGTGCTAACCGCGACGGTATGGACATGAGTGTGTGCTGCATCGACTTTGAAAGAAAAAATCTACTCTATTCAGGCGCATCCCGACCGCTTTATTTGGTGCGCAATAGAGAGCTGTATGAATACAAAGGTTCTGCCTATTCTATTGGCGGTTACCTGGAAGGCAAAGAGAAAATTTTTGAAGACGATTCCATTCAATATTTACCTAATGATATGGTGTATGTATTTTCGGATGGCTATGCCGATCAGTTTGGCGGGGAGAAGAATAAAAAATTCATGTCCAAAAATCTGCGTCAAATGTTTATGGAAATTGCGCAGTTATCCTTGGAAGAACAAAAGGAAAAAGTACATAATAACCTTATCACCTGGATGGGTAAAAACAAGCAAATTGACGATATATTAGTTATTGGAATCAGACTGTGA
- a CDS encoding amidohydrolase family protein, giving the protein MLKFSADCIYTVSGPSINNGIVVTDDAGTIMDVLSPDHLEYKGAQDGAKYFNGAICPGFVNTHCHLELSFLKGHIPAKTGLNGFIQALQKSRTTFNSEHIVTAIQVAEQEMLQNGIVAIGDICNGSNTLLQKQKSKLYSHSFIELFGFDSSRALSFFSTGLELLQQFENAGLSASLTPHAPYSTSFELMDLIAAASRKKGSILSIHNQESEEENKLFQNKSGKMAAMLEQFGLDISTLKEYGKNSLPVYLSHLKTEAAILLVHNTFSAQSDIEFAGSKNLYWCLCPNANLYIENRLPNIPLLIQSKAQLTLGTDSLASNTQLSIWEEIKTIQKHYPEISMELLLEWGTLNGANYLGIQEQYGSLEKGKKPGLVLLENLHSEHANSTRII; this is encoded by the coding sequence ATGCTAAAGTTTAGTGCCGATTGTATTTATACCGTTTCCGGTCCTTCCATAAATAATGGTATTGTAGTTACGGATGATGCCGGAACAATCATGGATGTCCTTTCGCCGGATCACCTCGAATACAAAGGCGCTCAAGATGGGGCAAAATATTTTAACGGAGCAATTTGTCCGGGTTTTGTAAATACGCATTGCCATTTGGAGCTTTCCTTTTTAAAGGGTCACATTCCTGCAAAAACTGGACTTAATGGTTTCATTCAAGCCCTTCAAAAATCAAGAACAACGTTCAACTCCGAACATATTGTAACTGCGATTCAAGTAGCAGAACAGGAAATGTTACAAAATGGAATTGTTGCAATTGGCGATATTTGTAATGGTTCAAACACCTTGCTGCAAAAGCAAAAAAGTAAGCTTTACTCTCATTCATTTATTGAATTATTTGGTTTTGATAGTTCGCGCGCATTGTCTTTTTTCTCAACAGGTTTAGAGCTACTGCAGCAGTTTGAAAATGCCGGGCTTAGCGCATCACTCACACCGCATGCACCTTATTCCACTTCATTTGAATTAATGGATTTAATTGCTGCAGCGAGTCGTAAAAAGGGAAGCATATTAAGCATTCACAACCAAGAAAGCGAAGAGGAAAATAAGCTCTTTCAAAATAAAAGTGGTAAAATGGCAGCTATGCTGGAGCAGTTTGGTTTGGATATTAGTACCTTAAAGGAGTACGGAAAAAACTCGCTACCTGTATATCTATCACATCTAAAAACAGAAGCAGCTATTTTACTTGTGCACAATACGTTCAGCGCGCAATCGGATATTGAATTTGCAGGTAGCAAAAATTTATATTGGTGCCTTTGTCCAAATGCAAATTTGTATATCGAGAATCGACTTCCTAATATTCCATTACTCATTCAATCAAAGGCTCAACTCACCTTAGGAACCGACAGCTTAGCCAGTAACACACAACTTTCTATTTGGGAGGAAATAAAGACAATTCAAAAGCACTATCCCGAAATTAGTATGGAGTTGTTGTTGGAGTGGGGAACATTGAATGGCGCGAATTATTTGGGTATTCAGGAGCAATATGGATCCCTTGAAAAAGGAAAAAAGCCCGGATTGGTGTTATTGGAAAATCTCCATTCAGAACACGCCAATTCAACGCGCATTATCTAA
- a CDS encoding DUF1003 domain-containing protein, with the protein MKNNDRKYLDELVLTQNTQLGKLNKIVADSIQEEELLVQDLSTPIEEEIKFGERLSDQVAAFGGSWKFIIIFSVILILWIILNTVILMHRAFDPYPFILMNLILSSIAALQAPIIMMSQNRKEEKDRKRSENDYLINLKAEIEIRTLHQKMNLLMEEELENLFKIQKLQTEILQRIEAKLQS; encoded by the coding sequence ATGAAAAACAACGACCGAAAATATTTAGATGAATTAGTGTTGACTCAAAACACGCAATTGGGCAAGTTGAATAAAATTGTGGCCGATTCAATACAGGAAGAGGAGTTGCTAGTACAAGATTTATCCACTCCTATTGAAGAAGAAATAAAGTTTGGTGAGCGGTTATCCGATCAAGTAGCTGCATTTGGCGGATCCTGGAAATTTATCATTATTTTTTCAGTGATACTCATTCTTTGGATCATACTAAATACAGTTATTTTAATGCATCGCGCCTTTGACCCCTATCCTTTTATTTTGATGAACCTTATTCTTTCGTCTATTGCTGCCCTGCAAGCTCCTATAATTATGATGAGTCAAAACCGTAAAGAGGAAAAAGACCGCAAACGCTCGGAGAATGATTATTTGATAAATTTAAAAGCTGAGATTGAAATACGCACCTTGCATCAAAAAATGAATTTATTGATGGAGGAAGAATTAGAAAATCTGTTTAAAATTCAAAAGCTTCAAACGGAGATTTTACAAAGGATTGAGGCAAAATTGCAGAGTTAA
- a CDS encoding FAD-dependent oxidoreductase, with translation MKKNFIIVGQGIAGSVLSFLLMQCGKTVLVIDENKVFTASKVAAGLYNPIVFKRIVKSWMVDEVLPATNQIYAEMEQLFKLKFHHKRSIVKLFVSEEERTFWLSKATQPELAPYLTNATDAQYMLEEIQNNFSCAFVKQSGNVDIPVMLEGMKEYLIWKGAYKQEKFDFNDLKLNSESVTWKDIEAQKIIFCEGYHATRNPYFSYLPFLLTKGEVLIIRIKNYNTENVVNKGVFIMPLGNDLYKVGATYEWNDLSEFPSEKGKSDLLSKLQHVLKIPFEIVEHQAGIRPTVKDRRPLLGIHPKHAQIGIFNGMGTKAILLAPYFAQQYVAFLEGNCELHPEVDIKRYATLWKD, from the coding sequence GTGAAAAAAAATTTTATAATTGTTGGGCAGGGAATTGCAGGGTCGGTGCTTTCTTTTTTATTGATGCAGTGCGGAAAAACGGTGCTGGTGATAGACGAGAATAAAGTGTTTACCGCATCAAAAGTGGCAGCCGGATTATACAATCCAATTGTGTTTAAGCGCATCGTAAAAAGTTGGATGGTGGATGAAGTGCTGCCGGCGACAAACCAAATTTACGCTGAAATGGAACAGCTTTTTAAGCTTAAATTTCACCACAAGCGCTCCATTGTGAAGCTATTTGTTTCTGAAGAGGAACGAACCTTCTGGTTATCAAAAGCGACTCAGCCCGAATTAGCTCCTTACTTAACGAATGCAACAGATGCACAGTACATGTTGGAGGAAATTCAAAATAATTTTTCATGTGCATTTGTAAAGCAATCGGGGAATGTAGATATACCGGTAATGCTGGAAGGGATGAAAGAATACTTGATATGGAAAGGTGCTTATAAGCAAGAAAAGTTCGATTTTAATGATTTAAAGCTGAATTCTGAAAGCGTAACCTGGAAGGATATTGAGGCACAAAAAATTATTTTTTGTGAAGGCTATCACGCCACAAGGAACCCCTATTTTAGCTACCTGCCTTTTTTGCTCACCAAAGGAGAAGTGTTAATTATTCGCATTAAAAATTACAACACTGAAAATGTGGTGAACAAGGGTGTTTTTATCATGCCATTGGGCAACGATTTATATAAAGTTGGTGCCACCTACGAATGGAATGACCTTAGTGAATTTCCAAGCGAAAAAGGCAAAAGCGATTTACTTTCTAAATTGCAGCATGTATTGAAAATTCCTTTTGAAATTGTGGAACACCAGGCCGGTATAAGGCCAACTGTGAAAGACCGAAGACCGCTCTTAGGCATCCATCCAAAACATGCACAAATAGGAATTTTTAATGGAATGGGGACCAAAGCAATTTTGCTTGCACCTTATTTTGCGCAACAATATGTAGCTTTTTTAGAAGGTAATTGCGAATTGCATCCCGAGGTGGATATAAAGCGCTATGCAACTTTATGGAAAGACTGA
- the mce gene encoding methylmalonyl-CoA epimerase: MIRIEHIGIAVKNTETANLLFEQLLGAGSYKSEAVASEGVETSFFKVGENKIELLQASSPDSPIAKFIEKRGEGIHHIAFEVEDIYKEMERLKLLGFTLLNETPKKGADNKLICFVHPKSANGVLVELCQEIRE, translated from the coding sequence ATGATACGAATCGAACACATCGGCATTGCTGTGAAAAATACCGAAACAGCTAATCTCTTATTTGAACAGCTATTAGGAGCCGGCTCCTACAAATCGGAGGCGGTTGCTAGCGAAGGTGTAGAAACCTCTTTTTTTAAGGTAGGAGAAAATAAAATAGAACTTTTACAAGCATCCTCCCCTGATAGCCCCATCGCTAAATTTATTGAAAAAAGGGGCGAAGGAATACACCACATTGCGTTTGAGGTGGAGGATATTTACAAGGAAATGGAGCGCTTGAAACTACTGGGTTTTACACTGTTGAACGAAACACCTAAGAAGGGTGCCGACAATAAACTAATTTGCTTTGTGCATCCCAAGAGCGCTAATGGTGTTTTAGTAGAACTCTGTCAGGAAATTAGAGAATAG
- a CDS encoding polyprenyl synthetase family protein, giving the protein MYSIEQIKQPVETEMKVFEQKFKTFMASSVPLLDKITHYIVKRKGKQLRPLFVFLSARVCGEINESTYRAASLIELLHTATLVHDDVVDDSNERRGFFSINALWKNKIAVLVGDYLLSKGLLLSLDNNDFETLKIVSNAVREMSEGELLQIEKARKLDIEETIYFDIIRQKTASLIASCCASGSNSVGAAAAEVDKMRKFGELVGMAFQIKDDLFDYGSADIGKPTGIDIKEKKMTLPLIFALQKSSFFEKRRIINIVKNNNNNPEKVAEVIEFVIKSGGIEYAESKMHQLKEEALTLLKTFPTSPSRESLEQLVLYTVNRKK; this is encoded by the coding sequence ATGTATAGCATCGAGCAGATTAAACAACCGGTTGAAACTGAAATGAAGGTTTTTGAACAAAAGTTCAAAACGTTTATGGCAAGCTCTGTTCCATTGTTAGATAAAATCACACATTATATTGTTAAACGAAAGGGCAAACAACTTCGCCCCTTATTCGTATTTCTCTCAGCACGTGTTTGTGGCGAAATAAATGAATCAACGTATCGTGCCGCTTCTTTAATTGAACTGCTACACACCGCAACCTTAGTACACGATGATGTGGTGGACGATAGCAACGAGCGAAGAGGTTTTTTTTCTATTAATGCCTTGTGGAAAAATAAAATTGCGGTGTTGGTGGGCGATTATTTATTGTCTAAGGGTTTGTTGCTTTCGTTGGATAACAATGATTTTGAAACGCTAAAAATTGTTTCAAATGCCGTGCGTGAAATGAGTGAAGGAGAATTGCTGCAAATTGAGAAGGCACGCAAACTCGACATTGAAGAAACAATTTACTTTGACATCATTCGCCAAAAAACAGCCTCACTAATTGCCTCATGTTGTGCGAGTGGAAGCAATTCAGTTGGAGCTGCTGCAGCAGAAGTTGATAAGATGCGAAAATTTGGCGAATTGGTTGGTATGGCTTTTCAAATAAAGGATGATTTATTCGACTATGGTAGCGCTGATATTGGCAAGCCAACCGGCATCGACATCAAGGAAAAAAAAATGACACTACCTTTGATTTTTGCTTTGCAGAAAAGCTCCTTTTTCGAAAAACGTCGCATCATTAATATCGTTAAAAACAACAACAACAATCCCGAGAAGGTTGCAGAGGTAATTGAATTTGTAATCAAAAGCGGAGGAATCGAATATGCCGAGAGCAAAATGCACCAGCTAAAAGAGGAAGCATTGACATTGCTTAAAACCTTTCCTACCTCGCCCTCGCGAGAATCGTTGGAGCAGCTGGTACTTTACACAGTAAACCGTAAAAAATAA
- a CDS encoding AtpZ/AtpI family protein, which translates to MPDYAKYSGMGIQMLAIMLAGVFGGKYLDKLLATPFPVFTLVLTLVAVGGAIWYFIKDFLKKK; encoded by the coding sequence TTGCCTGATTACGCAAAGTATTCCGGTATGGGTATTCAAATGCTTGCCATTATGTTGGCGGGCGTTTTTGGAGGCAAATACCTGGATAAATTACTGGCAACCCCATTTCCGGTTTTTACCTTAGTGCTAACATTGGTTGCTGTTGGAGGTGCCATTTGGTACTTTATAAAAGACTTTCTCAAGAAAAAATAA